A single Oncorhynchus nerka isolate Pitt River linkage group LG10, Oner_Uvic_2.0, whole genome shotgun sequence DNA region contains:
- the pde9ab gene encoding high affinity cGMP-specific 3',5'-cyclic phosphodiesterase 9A isoform X2, producing the protein MGTSSSSYAPKTVYLDVDGKMQKVIFSRYCSPCDIRELLCSSSNIARNTAIRLVDSEGALVSIDPTMPTNTPNSQYKVMPQSTGQVGDKEDMFQNVLSQVAEQFSRAFRINELKTEVTNRLAMLEKRVELEGLKMVEIEKCKNDLRKLRDEMTSKGGGRVTCGCKYSFTEDGKKLSPRRDVPNYPKYTLSQETIEALKKPTFDVWHWEHNEMLSCLEYMYHDLGLVKEFNMNPITLKRWLLGIQENYRNNPFHNFRHCFCVSQMMYGMIHLCNLQERLTMTDMCILMTAAVCHDLDHPGYNNTYQINAHTELAVRYNDISPLENHHCAVAFQIISMPECNIFANIETEAFKHLRQAIITLILATDMARHGEILDSFKQNVDNFDFTNHKHVTCLKLVLIKCCDISNEVRPTEVAEPWLDCLLEEYFMQSDREKSEGLPVAPFMDRDKVTKPTAQIGFIKFVLIPMFETVMKLFPQIEEIMVQPLRDSRDHYEELKQIDDAMTEPLPT; encoded by the exons GTGATTTTCAGTCGATACTGCAGCCCCTGTGACATCCGAGAACTGCTGTGTTCTTCCTCTAACATAGCTAG AAATACTGCTATAAGGCTGGTGGACTCGGAGGGAGCGCTGGTCTCCATCGATCCCACAATGCCTACCAACACCCCAAA CTCCCAGTACAAGGTAATGCCTCAGTCGACTGGTCAGGTGGGAG ACAAAGAAGACATGTTCCAGAATGTTTTGTCTCAGGTGGCAGAGCAATTTAGCAG GGCTTTTAGAATCAATGAGTTGAAGACAGAGGTGACCAATAGGCTTGCCATGTTGGAGAAGAGAGTGGAGT TAGAGGGGCTTAAAATGGTGGAGATTGAGAAGTGCAAGAATGACCTGAGGAAATTACGGGATGAGATGACCTCAAAGGGAGGAGGAAG AGTGACTTGTGGTTGCAAATATAGCTTCACAGAGGATGGCAAGAAACTCTCCCCAAGACGAGACGTTCCAAATTACCCAAAG TATACTCTATCCCAGGAGACCATAGAAGCTCTGAAGAAACCTACATTTGATGTTTGGCATTGGGAGCACAATGAG ATGTTAAGCTGTCTGGAGTACATGTATCATGATCTGGGCCTGGTGAAGGAATTTAATATGAACCCCATCACACTGAAACGATGGCTG CTTGGAATCCAGGAGAATTACCGCAACAACCCGTTCCATAACTTCCGCCACTGCTTCTGTGTCAGTCAGATGATGTATGGAATGATTCACTTGTGCAACTTACAA GAGAGGCTCACCATGACTGACATGTGCATCCTCATGACAGCTGCCGTGTGTCACGACCTAGATCACCCAGGCTACAACAACAC GTACCAGATAAATGCTCACACAGAGCTGGCGGTGCGCTACAACGACATCTCGCCCCTGGAGAACCATCACTGTGCCGTGGCCTTCCAGATCATCTCCATGCCAGAGTGTAACATCTTCGCCAACATAGAAACGGAAGCCTTCAAACACCTCAGACAG GCTATCATCACTCTCATCTTAGCCACAGATATGGCCAGACACGGTGAGATACTGGACTCCTTCAAGCAGAACGTGGACAACTTTGACTTCACCAACCACAAGCATGTGACATGT CTAAAGCTGGTGTTGATCAAGTGCTGTGACATCTCCAATGAGGTGAGACCCACGGAGGTGGCCGAGCCCTGGCTAGACTGCCTGCTGGAGGAATACTTTATGCAG agtgacagagagaaatcTGAGGGTCTCCCAGTAGCTCCATTCATGGATCGGGACAAAGTGACCAAACCCACCGCTCAGATTGGCTTCATCAAATTCGTCCTCATTCCCATGTTTGAGACTGTTATGAAG CTTTTTCCCCAGATTGAGGAGATTATGGTGCAGCCTTTGCGGGATTCTCGAGACCACTATGAAGAACTTAAACAGATTGACGATGCCATGACTGAG
- the pde9ab gene encoding high affinity cGMP-specific 3',5'-cyclic phosphodiesterase 9A isoform X1 → MGTSSSSYAPKTVYLDVDGKMQKVIFSRYCSPCDIRELLCSSSNIARNTAIRLVDSEGALVSIDPTMPTNTPNSQYKVMPQSTGQVGDKEDMFQNVLSQVAEQFSRAFRINELKTEVTNRLAMLEKRVELEGLKMVEIEKCKNDLRKLRDEMTSKGGGRVTCGCKYSFTEDGKKLSPRRDVPNYPKYTLSQETIEALKKPTFDVWHWEHNEMLSCLEYMYHDLGLVKEFNMNPITLKRWLLGIQENYRNNPFHNFRHCFCVSQMMYGMIHLCNLQERLTMTDMCILMTAAVCHDLDHPGYNNTYQINAHTELAVRYNDISPLENHHCAVAFQIISMPECNIFANIETEAFKHLRQAIITLILATDMARHGEILDSFKQNVDNFDFTNHKHVTCLKLVLIKCCDISNEVRPTEVAEPWLDCLLEEYFMQSDREKSEGLPVAPFMDRDKVTKPTAQIGFIKFVLIPMFETVMKLFPQIEEIMVQPLRDSRDHYEELKQIDDAMTEAQKKKTESKSLGGKKK, encoded by the exons GTGATTTTCAGTCGATACTGCAGCCCCTGTGACATCCGAGAACTGCTGTGTTCTTCCTCTAACATAGCTAG AAATACTGCTATAAGGCTGGTGGACTCGGAGGGAGCGCTGGTCTCCATCGATCCCACAATGCCTACCAACACCCCAAA CTCCCAGTACAAGGTAATGCCTCAGTCGACTGGTCAGGTGGGAG ACAAAGAAGACATGTTCCAGAATGTTTTGTCTCAGGTGGCAGAGCAATTTAGCAG GGCTTTTAGAATCAATGAGTTGAAGACAGAGGTGACCAATAGGCTTGCCATGTTGGAGAAGAGAGTGGAGT TAGAGGGGCTTAAAATGGTGGAGATTGAGAAGTGCAAGAATGACCTGAGGAAATTACGGGATGAGATGACCTCAAAGGGAGGAGGAAG AGTGACTTGTGGTTGCAAATATAGCTTCACAGAGGATGGCAAGAAACTCTCCCCAAGACGAGACGTTCCAAATTACCCAAAG TATACTCTATCCCAGGAGACCATAGAAGCTCTGAAGAAACCTACATTTGATGTTTGGCATTGGGAGCACAATGAG ATGTTAAGCTGTCTGGAGTACATGTATCATGATCTGGGCCTGGTGAAGGAATTTAATATGAACCCCATCACACTGAAACGATGGCTG CTTGGAATCCAGGAGAATTACCGCAACAACCCGTTCCATAACTTCCGCCACTGCTTCTGTGTCAGTCAGATGATGTATGGAATGATTCACTTGTGCAACTTACAA GAGAGGCTCACCATGACTGACATGTGCATCCTCATGACAGCTGCCGTGTGTCACGACCTAGATCACCCAGGCTACAACAACAC GTACCAGATAAATGCTCACACAGAGCTGGCGGTGCGCTACAACGACATCTCGCCCCTGGAGAACCATCACTGTGCCGTGGCCTTCCAGATCATCTCCATGCCAGAGTGTAACATCTTCGCCAACATAGAAACGGAAGCCTTCAAACACCTCAGACAG GCTATCATCACTCTCATCTTAGCCACAGATATGGCCAGACACGGTGAGATACTGGACTCCTTCAAGCAGAACGTGGACAACTTTGACTTCACCAACCACAAGCATGTGACATGT CTAAAGCTGGTGTTGATCAAGTGCTGTGACATCTCCAATGAGGTGAGACCCACGGAGGTGGCCGAGCCCTGGCTAGACTGCCTGCTGGAGGAATACTTTATGCAG agtgacagagagaaatcTGAGGGTCTCCCAGTAGCTCCATTCATGGATCGGGACAAAGTGACCAAACCCACCGCTCAGATTGGCTTCATCAAATTCGTCCTCATTCCCATGTTTGAGACTGTTATGAAG CTTTTTCCCCAGATTGAGGAGATTATGGTGCAGCCTTTGCGGGATTCTCGAGACCACTATGAAGAACTTAAACAGATTGACGATGCCATGACTGAG GCACAGAAGAAAAAAACTGAGAGCAAGTCATTAGGAGG